One window of the Lactococcus lactis genome contains the following:
- the rpsJ gene encoding 30S ribosomal protein S10, which produces MATKKIRIRLKAYEHRILDAAAEKIVETAKRTNAEVSGPIPLPTDRSVYTVIRATHKYKDSREQFEMRTHKRLIDIIEPTQKTVDSLMKLDLPSGVNIEIKL; this is translated from the coding sequence ATGGCAACTAAAAAAATTCGCATTCGCTTAAAAGCATACGAACATCGTATCCTTGATGCAGCTGCAGAAAAAATCGTAGAAACTGCTAAACGTACAAACGCAGAAGTAAGTGGTCCAATTCCACTTCCAACTGACCGTAGCGTCTACACTGTTATCCGCGCGACTCACAAATACAAAGACTCACGCGAACAATTCGAAATGCGTACACACAAACGCTTGATCGACATCATCGAACCAACACAAAAAACTGTTGATTCACTTATGAAACTCGATTTGCCAAGTGGTGTAAACATCGAAATTAAACTCTAA
- the mscL gene encoding large-conductance mechanosensitive channel protein MscL, translated as MLKEFKNFILRGNVLDLAVGVIIGAAFTALVKSLVDNLINPLIGMFVQSTALAHLSVTVGKTKFTYGAFLNDVINFIITAFVIFILIKFINKLFPKKEETVEEQKNEELETLQEIRDLLKKQ; from the coding sequence ATGTTAAAGGAATTTAAAAACTTTATTTTACGTGGGAACGTATTGGACTTAGCCGTTGGGGTTATCATCGGGGCAGCTTTTACTGCTTTAGTTAAATCTTTAGTTGATAACTTGATTAATCCGTTAATCGGAATGTTTGTTCAAAGTACTGCTCTTGCTCATTTGTCAGTAACTGTTGGAAAAACAAAATTCACTTACGGTGCTTTCTTAAATGATGTCATTAATTTCATCATTACAGCCTTTGTTATTTTCATTCTTATCAAATTCATCAACAAACTCTTCCCTAAAAAAGAAGAAACTGTCGAAGAACAAAAAAACGAAGAATTGGAAACTCTCCAAGAAATTCGTGATTTATTGAAAAAACAATAA
- a CDS encoding MATE family efflux transporter has product MKTNREILKFAFPAIIENFLQMLVGVSDTMIVAHLSLSAVAAVSLANNLITVYQAIFIALGTIVSSLFAKVLIAKKVEENPKRLINSATKLTFLIGLALGIVSVVGARPILYLLGARQQVLELSIIYLSLVGGLIVLLALMTTFGAFLRADGNTKTPMWASFFASLLNLILSIVFIFVFHLGVLGTALGAVIARFIGTLFLYYKLKDKRPDLQFYKEKLDHQLIKLSLPATGERLSMRLGDLLIMMIIVRLGERVFAGNAIGESITQFNYMPVFGMATVTVILVAQAAAENSIENVKAYIKKTYWLATIMMFVIGLALLLTANILNQFFTTDRIAMNASTTVILFSFLATFFVTGATTYTAAFQGIGNTKLPFYATTLGMFGIRLLLGAFLALGLKLGLEGVLLAVLLDNLFRFIFLKIKFNRSLTIKI; this is encoded by the coding sequence ATGAAAACAAATAGAGAAATATTAAAATTCGCATTTCCGGCGATTATTGAAAATTTCTTACAAATGCTTGTAGGGGTGAGTGACACAATGATTGTTGCTCACCTTAGTCTTTCTGCCGTAGCAGCTGTTTCTTTGGCTAATAATCTCATCACGGTCTATCAGGCGATTTTTATTGCTTTGGGAACAATTGTTTCAAGTTTATTTGCCAAAGTGCTTATTGCAAAGAAGGTAGAGGAAAACCCGAAAAGATTAATTAATTCTGCTACCAAACTGACTTTTTTAATTGGTCTTGCCTTGGGGATTGTTTCAGTTGTGGGAGCACGACCTATTCTCTATTTACTTGGTGCTCGTCAGCAGGTTTTAGAGCTTTCCATTATTTATCTTAGTTTAGTAGGTGGCTTGATTGTCCTTTTGGCTTTAATGACGACTTTTGGAGCCTTTCTACGGGCTGATGGAAATACAAAGACACCGATGTGGGCAAGTTTTTTTGCCAGTCTTCTAAATTTGATACTGTCAATTGTCTTTATTTTTGTTTTCCATTTAGGAGTGTTGGGGACAGCACTTGGAGCGGTTATTGCTAGATTTATTGGGACGCTTTTCCTCTATTATAAGTTAAAAGATAAGCGACCCGATCTTCAATTTTATAAAGAAAAATTGGACCATCAATTGATTAAATTAAGTTTACCAGCAACTGGAGAGCGTTTGTCAATGCGTTTGGGCGATTTGCTCATCATGATGATTATTGTCAGATTAGGCGAACGTGTATTTGCAGGAAATGCAATTGGTGAAAGCATTACACAATTTAATTATATGCCCGTTTTCGGAATGGCAACCGTTACAGTAATTTTGGTAGCACAAGCAGCAGCTGAAAATAGTATTGAAAATGTTAAAGCTTATATCAAAAAGACCTACTGGTTAGCGACGATTATGATGTTTGTGATTGGTTTGGCCCTTTTACTGACAGCCAATATTCTAAATCAATTTTTCACTACTGACAGAATTGCCATGAATGCAAGTACCACTGTTATTTTGTTTTCATTTTTAGCGACTTTTTTCGTCACAGGAGCAACAACTTATACAGCAGCTTTTCAGGGAATAGGAAACACAAAACTTCCTTTTTATGCCACAACGCTAGGGATGTTTGGTATTCGCTTGCTTTTAGGAGCATTTTTAGCCTTAGGATTAAAATTAGGGCTAGAGGGAGTTTTGTTAGCAGTTTTACTTGATAATCTCTTTAGATTTATTTTTCTCAAAATCAAGTTTAATCGAAGCCTCACAATCAAAATTTAA
- the thrC gene encoding threonine synthase, which yields MVTFYQSTCDKSNKKTASQAILQGLAEDGGLFVPVDFPKVDLDFEKLKNASYQEIAELVLKAFFDDFSADEIKSMVTKAYGEKFDSPEIAPLKRLGNHYILELFHGETIAFKDMALSILPHLMTQAAKKNGVTNEIVILTATSGDTGKAAMAGFADVPQTKIIVFYPKGGVSHIQEQQMLTQKGENVHVVGIDGNFDQAQTAVKEMFNNKVLHDQLLKNNKQFSSANSMNIGRLIPQVAYYIYAYAQLVKTGQITDGEEINFSVPTGNFGNILAAYYAKKLGLPVHQLICASNKNNVLTDFFKTGLYDKNREFYVTSSPSMDILVSSNLERLIFELTDENDKVTSDLLTALSVEGHYQISKEMITKLQGFVADWASEDEISKEIQETFEDEKYVLDPHTAVANYVYHQIQPKEKTVVVSTASPYKFPKVVLEGLENDKTELSVNRDDFAAVKSLEKLSGIPLPKAVIGLEEAEVLHHTVIPATEMQKEVEKYLGLK from the coding sequence ATGGTAACTTTTTATCAGTCAACATGTGATAAATCAAATAAAAAAACAGCGTCGCAAGCTATTTTGCAAGGTTTGGCAGAAGATGGTGGACTTTTTGTTCCCGTTGACTTCCCAAAAGTTGATTTAGACTTTGAAAAATTAAAAAACGCTTCTTATCAAGAAATTGCTGAACTTGTTTTGAAAGCATTTTTTGATGATTTTTCTGCTGACGAAATTAAATCAATGGTGACAAAAGCATACGGAGAAAAATTCGATAGTCCGGAAATTGCACCGCTTAAAAGACTTGGGAATCACTATATTCTTGAACTTTTTCATGGTGAAACGATTGCTTTTAAAGACATGGCACTCTCTATCTTACCTCATTTAATGACCCAAGCGGCTAAGAAAAATGGTGTGACTAATGAAATTGTTATCTTGACTGCAACTTCTGGAGATACAGGGAAAGCCGCAATGGCCGGTTTTGCTGATGTGCCCCAAACAAAAATTATTGTTTTTTATCCCAAAGGTGGTGTCAGCCATATTCAAGAGCAACAAATGCTGACTCAAAAAGGGGAAAATGTTCATGTTGTTGGAATTGATGGAAACTTTGACCAAGCTCAAACAGCAGTAAAAGAAATGTTTAATAACAAAGTTTTACATGATCAACTTTTGAAAAATAATAAACAATTTTCGTCAGCAAATTCAATGAATATTGGACGTTTGATTCCACAAGTTGCTTATTATATTTATGCTTACGCACAACTTGTCAAAACTGGTCAAATTACTGACGGAGAAGAAATTAATTTTTCAGTTCCAACAGGGAATTTTGGAAATATCTTAGCGGCTTATTATGCTAAAAAATTGGGCTTGCCCGTTCATCAGCTCATCTGTGCTTCAAATAAAAATAATGTACTGACAGACTTTTTCAAAACAGGACTTTATGATAAAAATCGTGAATTCTATGTAACAAGTTCACCTTCAATGGATATTTTGGTCTCTTCAAATCTTGAACGTTTAATTTTTGAATTAACTGACGAAAATGATAAAGTAACCTCAGATTTACTGACAGCCCTATCAGTAGAAGGGCATTATCAAATTTCTAAAGAAATGATTACTAAACTTCAGGGATTTGTGGCCGACTGGGCATCAGAAGATGAAATTTCAAAAGAAATTCAAGAAACTTTTGAAGATGAAAAATATGTTCTGGACCCTCATACAGCAGTAGCAAATTATGTCTATCATCAAATTCAACCCAAAGAAAAAACAGTTGTGGTCAGCACGGCAAGTCCTTATAAGTTTCCAAAAGTTGTTTTAGAAGGGCTTGAAAATGATAAAACAGAGCTGTCAGTAAATAGAGACGATTTTGCTGCTGTTAAATCACTTGAAAAATTGAGTGGGATTCCATTACCAAAAGCAGTCATCGGACTTGAAGAAGCAGAAGTTCTACATCATACCGTTATTCCAGCCACTGAAATGCAAAAAGAAGTAGAAAAATATCTTGGCTTAAAATGA
- the nusG gene encoding transcription termination/antitermination protein NusG: MEDNNLVSFDQGWFVIQTYAGYERKVKEDLLERAELYNMADKILRVEIPTETIRTEVNGKMKEVEENLFPGYVLVEMNMTDEAWFIVRNTPNVTGFVGSHGNRSKPTPLFEQEIQDILVGMGKVVREIDFDVFVGKRVRIVDGAFSGFEAPITEINGDKLTLTVDMFGRATPVELDMHQIEDIQA; this comes from the coding sequence ATGGAAGATAATAATTTAGTAAGTTTTGACCAAGGTTGGTTCGTTATTCAAACCTATGCAGGGTATGAACGTAAAGTTAAAGAAGATTTGCTTGAACGTGCTGAACTTTATAACATGGCTGACAAAATTTTGCGTGTCGAAATTCCAACTGAGACAATTCGTACAGAAGTTAACGGCAAAATGAAAGAAGTTGAAGAAAACTTATTCCCAGGTTATGTTTTGGTTGAAATGAATATGACTGATGAAGCCTGGTTTATTGTCCGTAATACACCAAATGTTACTGGATTCGTTGGTTCACACGGGAATAGATCAAAACCTACACCACTTTTTGAACAAGAAATTCAAGATATTTTGGTTGGCATGGGCAAAGTTGTTCGTGAAATTGACTTTGATGTTTTTGTTGGAAAACGTGTTCGTATTGTTGATGGTGCCTTTTCAGGATTTGAAGCTCCAATCACAGAAATCAATGGCGACAAATTGACTCTGACTGTTGATATGTTTGGTCGTGCAACTCCAGTTGAATTGGACATGCACCAAATTGAAGATATTCAAGCTTAA
- the secE gene encoding preprotein translocase subunit SecE has translation MFKFIGSIIEEMKLTTWPSRKQSVRDFFMVIEYTAFFLVFIIIFDWVTQHGITFSVNHLIPFLK, from the coding sequence ATGTTTAAATTTATTGGTAGCATTATTGAAGAAATGAAATTAACCACTTGGCCAAGCAGAAAACAATCTGTTCGTGATTTTTTTATGGTCATTGAATATACGGCTTTCTTCTTGGTGTTCATCATAATTTTCGATTGGGTAACTCAACATGGAATTACATTTAGTGTTAACCATTTAATCCCATTTCTTAAATAA
- the rpmG gene encoding 50S ribosomal protein L33, translating into MLRKAGLACTICGSRNYTLNLSSVAKEKRVEVKKFCRTCGKHTLHKETR; encoded by the coding sequence ATGTTAAGAAAAGCTGGATTAGCGTGCACCATATGTGGTTCACGAAATTACACCCTCAATCTTTCGTCAGTTGCGAAAGAAAAACGAGTTGAAGTTAAAAAGTTTTGTCGTACTTGTGGCAAACACACATTACACAAAGAAACGCGTTAA